A genome region from Arachis duranensis cultivar V14167 chromosome 6, aradu.V14167.gnm2.J7QH, whole genome shotgun sequence includes the following:
- the LOC107495684 gene encoding uncharacterized protein LOC107495684 yields MTFMKLQNGLCQSMENGTLMRVSRILYWNPVIVFGGLIQFDTMPITNEVTMRNMFQIHRQTQMRQPQIELYVEFETVEAEGIQNDLEVADDRAAVYEGMSSDSKEDFEATCEAGDEEQDGDAGVETAADNVVVHPSSSQPMNVPPFMRELDLDAMHAPEFPEYSNIGVADPEDGEFRIGMEYSSRKSVVTVIRSYTVARGVDYDVYESEPQTFYAKCKIYNGRHTCTTEVISQDHSKLDSDTVAEAIRPLVETDSSIKVKTIIAKVQSRFNYTISYRKAWLAKQKSIAKVFGDWEESYQALPWWLSVMVQKMPGSVVQIETRPLYNGNEEAQGVKIFHRVFWSFNPCVRAFRHCKPLVQADGTHLYEKYKGTLLVAVAQDGNQNILPIAFALVEGETADA; encoded by the exons ATGACGTTTATGAAACTTCAGAACGGTCTCTGTCAAAGCATGGAGAACGGTACATTAATGAGAGTGAGCAGAATTCTGTACTGGAATCCGGTTATAGTTTTTGGTGGTCTAATACAGTTTGATACCATGCCAATCACTAACGAAGTGACTATGCGTAATATGTTTCAAATTCACCGGCAGACTCAGATGCGACAGCCACAGATTGAGctgtatgttgagtttgaaacCGTAGAGGCGGAAGGGATTCAAAATGACTTAGAGGTGGCGGATGATAGAGCTGCAGTGTACGAGGGAATGAGTAGTGACAGCAAAGAGGACTTCGAAGCCACTTGTGAAGCCGGTGACGAAGAGCAGGATGGTGATGCGGGAGTTGAGACAGCAGCTGATAATGTAGTGGTTCACCCATCGAGCAGTCAACCGATGAACGTTCCACCTTTTATGCGTGAGTTGGATCTCGACGCCATGCATGCACCGGAGTTTCCAGAATATTCAAACATAG GCGTTGCTGATCCCGAGGACGGAGAGTTCCGGATTGGAATGGAATACAGCTCTAGAAAGTCGGTCGTGACAGTAATTAGAAGTTACACTGTCGCTAGAGGAGTTGACTACGACGTGTATGAGTCTGAGCCACAGACGTTCTATGCAAAATGCAAGAT ATACAACGGTAGGCACACGTGCACAACGGAAGTGATTTCACAGGATCATTCCAAGTTGGACTCGGACACAGTTGCTGAGGCTATAAGGCCATTGGTCGAGACTGACTCGTCCATAAAGGTGAAAACTATAATAGCCAAAGTCCAGTCAAGGTTCAACTATACCATCAGTTACCGAaaggcttggttggcaaagcagaagTCCATAGCGAAAGTTTTCGGTGATTGGGAGGAAAGTTACCAAGCCTTGCCGTGGTGGCTCTCGGTTATGGTTCAGAAGATGCCTGGGTCAGTTGTCCAGATAGAAACACGCCCACTCTACAATGGGAATGAAGAGGCGCAAGGGGTAAAAATATTTCATCGCGTATTTTGGAGTTTCAATCCATGCGTTAGGGCATTCAGGCATTGCAAGCCCCTAGTTCAGGCAGACGGAACACACCTATATGAAAAGTACAAAGGTACACTTCTGGTAGCTGTTGCACAGGATGGGAACCAAAACATTTTGCCTATCGCTTTTGCCTTGGTGGAAGGGGAGACAGCTGATGCGTGA
- the LOC107495868 gene encoding U-box domain-containing protein 30: MPQYQPSKETSKLDAFLGLDNKALLKVAEKLELKVMIEEMESSTSIDDVPAVFICPISLEPMQEPVTLSTGQTYERSNIVKWFSLGHRTCPITMQELWDDDDGGNSLTPNNTLSHLILTWFSHKYIAMKKKLEDVQGRVSELLDTLKKVKGQARVRALKELHKLVESHVEARKSVLENNGVALVSSLLGPFTSHAVGSEAIGIIVNFDLSSELKRDLVNPAKVSLLVDIMNEGTIETKMNCAKLIQILLMEGKNDIQNYEIVSSLSLLVGLLRLIRDKKHPNGVLIGLKLLKSICSSYESVRSSVVSIGTIPQLIELLPNWNNECLEIALYVLDLLSTIPEGILALKQCPKIVPNVVKLLMRVSENCTQFALSILLAIYKIAPEECASQAVEAGLAPKLLLVIQSGCNPVLKQMSSEFLKMCSLNYSANILISKCMLTTTIQ, encoded by the coding sequence ATGCCACAGTATCAACCATCTAAAGAAACTTCAAAGCTTGATGCTTTTTTGGGTCTAGATAATAAGGCCCTGTTGAAAGTTGCTGAGAAATTGGAGCTGAAGGTGATGATTGAGGAAATGGAATCTTCAACAAGCATTGATGATGTTCCTGCAGTGTTCATTTGTCCAATTTCACTTGAGCCAATGCAAGAGCCAGTAACACTTTCAACTGGCCAAACCTATGAAAGATCCAACATCGTCAAATGGTTCTCACTTGGCCACAGAACTTGCCCCATAACAATGCAAGAGCTttgggatgatgatgatggtggtaATTCTCTCACACCAAACAACACTCTCAGCCACTTGATCCTCACTTGGTTCTCTCACAAGTACATAgccatgaagaagaaattggagGATGTTCAAGGTAGGGTTTCCGAACTCTTGGACACACTCAAGAAGGTTAAGGGTCAAGCTAGAGTTAGAGCTCTTAAGGAACTTCACAAACTTGTTGAATCTCATGTTGAAGCAAGGAAATCAGTGCTGGAGAATAATGGGGTTGCTTTGGTTTCTTCACTTTTGGGTCCATTTACTTCACATGCTGTTGGGTCAGAAGCAATTGGGAtaattgtgaattttgatttgagttctGAGTTGAAGAGGGATTTGGTGAATCCAGCTAAGGTGTCATTGTTGGTTGATATCATGAATGAGGGAACAATTGAGACCAAGATGAATTGTGCAAAGTTGATTCAAATTCTGCTGATGGAAGGTAAAAACGACATCCAAAATTATGAGATTGTTTCGAGTTTGAGTCTTTTGGTTGGGTTATTGAGGCTAATTAGGGATAAGAAACACCCAAATGGGGTCTTAATTGGTCTCAAATTACTCAAATCTATATGTTCATCATATGAATCAGTTAGAAGCTCAGTGGTAAGCATAGGAACAATTCCTCAATTGATTGAGTTATTACCAAATTGGAACAATGAGTGCTTAGAGATAGCACTCTATGTTCTTGATTTGTTGTCAACAATTCCAGAGGGTATTTTAGCATTGAAGCAATGTCCAAAGATTGTTCCAAATGTGGTGAAGTTGTTGATGAGAGTCTCAGAGAATTGCACACAATTTGCATTGTCAATATTGTTGGCTATTTACAAGATTGCCCCTGAAGAATGTGCATCACAGGCAGTGGAAGCTGGTTTGGCACCAAAGCTGTTGCTAGTGATTCAGAGTGGATGCAATCCAGTGTTGAAGCAGATGTCTTCTGAGTTCTTGAAAATGTGCAGTTTGAATTACTCTGCTAATATCTTGATTTCAAAGTGTATGCTTACCACAACAATACAATGA